The Plutella xylostella chromosome 9, ilPluXylo3.1, whole genome shotgun sequence genome has a segment encoding these proteins:
- the LOC105391770 gene encoding coiled-coil domain-containing protein 12, which produces MVIMNTMEGVGSLEEQALKRKERLKNLKRKNTEDNAASNSNEKMSLPKPKFRSYKPQDEKLQESKMEDAQPPVVEEEVKDLLEAAKEKVVLEDLDISSLAPRKPDWDLKRDVSKKLEKLERRTQKAIAELIWERLKEGGEDNLGAMVTMTENRPADDD; this is translated from the exons ATGGTTATAATGAACACCATGGAAGGTGTAGGCTCCTTGGAAGAACAAGCTTTGAAAAGGAAAGAACGTCTTAAAAACCTTAAGAGGAAAAACACAGAAGATAATGCAGCTTCAAATAGTAATGAGAAAATGTCCCTACCCAA GCCAAAGTTCCGGAGCTACAAACCTCAAGACGAGAAGCTGCAGGAGTCAAAGATGGAGGATGCCCAGCCACCGGTGGTCGAGGAGGAAGTCAAGGATCTACTGGAGGCAGCCAAGGAAAAG GTGGTTCTCGAAGACCTCGACATCTCCAGTCTAGCTCCAAGAAAACCTGACTGGGACCTCAAGCGGGACGTGTCAAAGAAACTCGAGAAACTAGAGCGAAGAACCCAGAAAGCCATTGCTGAGCTGATCTGGGAGCGACTGAAGGAAGGAGGGGAAGACAACCTCGGGGCTATGGTCACTATGACCGAAAACAGACCAGCCGACGATGACTGA
- the LOC105391769 gene encoding putative carbonic anhydrase 3 encodes MQIIISTFFVLALMQAPELTSGDQDFGYDGVSGPLHWGERYRECAGKHQSPININVLRVKQVSLPDIQFVGFDDSIDGVHVTNNGHTVLIEVENEPHPRVRGGPLEGDYVFSQMHFHWGDNDTLGSEDKINHRSFPMELHMVFFKEEYKSPQEAVKHPDGLTVLAFFYELDRHYHPAYDDITAALGNVTELHASVTMDHPFSFLNILPYDLRRYFTYRGSLTTPPCSEVVIWLDFEQPVRLAHDQIEAFRELRSAHGKIKHNFRPIQPIGDRVVFYNIDNSYFNYNEVDDPDDDVTTQRPSRRKHGRHNGAIKNKSSVAIISVLFVAVCYLLK; translated from the exons atgcaaattattatatcGACTTTTTTCGTGCTCGCGCTTATGCaag CCCCTGAACTTACTAGCGGAGATCAAGACTTCGGTTATGACGGAGTTAGCG GTCCCCTACACTGGGGTGAGCGGTACCGCGAGTGCGCGGGCAAGCACCAGAGTCCCATCAACATCAACGTCCTGAGAGTCAAGCAGGTCTCCCTACCTGACATACAGTTCGTCGGCTTCGATGACTCTATTGACGGAGTGCATGTCACCAATAATGGGCATACAG TCCTCATCGAGGTGGAGAACGAGCCGCACCCGCGCGTCCGCGGCGGCCCACTCGAGGGGGACTACGTGTTCAGCCAGATGCACTTCCACTGGGGGGACAACGACACGCTGGGGTCAGAGGACAAGATCAACCATCGGAG TTTCCCCATGGAGCTCCACATGGTGTTCTTTAAGGAGGAATACAAATCACCACAAGAAGCCGTGAAGCACCCTGACGGGCTCACAGTCCTGGCATTCTTCTACGAG CTGGACCGCCACTACCACCCAGCCTACGATGACATCACCGCGGCGCTCGGCAACGTGACCGAGCTCCACGCGTCCGTCACCATGGACCACCCCTTCTCCTTCCTCAACATCCTGCCGTATGACCTGAGGCGGTACTTCACGTATCGGGGGTCGCTGACCACGCCGCCGTGTTCGGAGGTCGTGATATGGTTGGATTTCGAGCAGCCGGTTAGGTTGGCGCATGATCAG ATAGAGGCGTTCAGAGAGCTCCGTTCAGCGCACGGCAAGATCAAACACAACTTCAGGCCGATCCAGCCAATAGGAGACCGAGTGGTCTTCTACAACATAGACAATAGCTACTTCAACTACAACGAGGTCGACGACCCCGATGATGACGTCACCACACAGAGGCCGTCGCGAAGAAAACATGGCCGCCACAATGGCGCCATTAAAAACAAATCCAGTGTTGCCATCATTAGTGTATTGTTTGTAGctgtttgttatttattaaagtag